The following coding sequences are from one Candidatus Hydrogenedentota bacterium window:
- the tuf gene encoding elongation factor Tu, whose amino-acid sequence MAKAKFERTKPHVNVGTIGHVDHGKTTLTSAITKVLAKTGGATAMNFADIDKAPEEKERGITISIAHVEYQTENRHYAHVDCPGHADYVKNMITGAAQMDGAILVVAANDGPMSQTREHILLARQVNVPAIVVFMNKVDMVDDPELLELVEMELRELLSKYEFPGDDLPIIMGSALAAMEDRDDEIGANKILELMRAVDEYIPTPVRDLDKPFLMAIEDVFTITGRGTVATGKIDQGVIHVGDKVEILGIKDKKDTTVTGVEMFRKLMDEGQAGDNVGLLLRGIDREDIERGQVVAKPGSITPHTKFEGEVYVLTKEEGGRHTPFFTGYRPQFYFRTTDVTGKLELPEGVEMVMPGDNVTISAELIAPIAMTEELRFAIREGGRTVGAGVVTKIVE is encoded by the coding sequence ATGGCCAAGGCAAAATTTGAACGCACCAAGCCACACGTGAACGTGGGTACGATCGGTCACGTTGACCACGGCAAGACGACCCTCACGAGCGCGATCACGAAGGTGCTGGCGAAGACCGGCGGCGCGACGGCCATGAACTTTGCGGACATCGACAAGGCGCCCGAGGAAAAGGAGCGCGGCATCACGATCTCCATCGCGCACGTCGAATACCAGACCGAGAACCGCCACTATGCGCACGTGGACTGCCCCGGCCACGCCGACTACGTCAAGAACATGATCACGGGCGCGGCCCAGATGGACGGCGCCATCCTCGTGGTCGCCGCGAACGACGGCCCCATGTCCCAGACGCGCGAGCACATCCTGCTGGCGCGCCAGGTGAACGTGCCCGCGATCGTGGTGTTCATGAACAAGGTGGACATGGTCGACGATCCCGAGCTGCTGGAGCTGGTGGAGATGGAGCTGCGCGAGCTGCTCTCGAAGTACGAATTCCCGGGCGACGACCTGCCCATCATCATGGGTTCGGCGCTGGCCGCGATGGAAGACCGCGACGACGAGATCGGCGCGAACAAGATCCTCGAGTTGATGCGCGCGGTCGATGAATACATCCCGACCCCGGTCCGCGACCTGGACAAGCCCTTCCTGATGGCCATTGAAGACGTGTTCACGATCACGGGCCGCGGCACGGTCGCCACCGGCAAGATCGACCAGGGCGTCATCCACGTGGGCGACAAGGTGGAGATCCTGGGCATCAAGGATAAGAAGGACACGACGGTCACCGGCGTGGAAATGTTCCGCAAGCTGATGGACGAAGGCCAGGCGGGCGACAACGTGGGCCTGCTGCTTCGCGGGATCGACCGCGAGGACATCGAGCGCGGCCAGGTTGTTGCGAAGCCGGGCTCGATCACGCCGCACACGAAGTTTGAGGGCGAGGTCTACGTGCTCACGAAGGAGGAGGGCGGCCGCCACACGCCGTTCTTCACGGGCTACCGCCCGCAGTTCTACTTCCGCACGACGGACGTGACCGGCAAGCTGGAGCTTCCCGAAGGCGTGGAGATGGTGATGCCGGGCGACAACGTGACGATTTCGGCCGAGCTTATCGCGCCCATCGCCATGACCGAAGAGCTCCGCTTCGCCATCCGCGAAGGCGGTCGCACGGTCGGCGCCGGCGTGGTGACCAAAATTGTCGAGTAA
- a CDS encoding redoxin family protein, with protein sequence MSMLKRFIVAVIAAAPALVAGAQESISARDRLLESMGHIAGLPAYAVDIAMAFEMAGAEGETNRTAITSHLSMAGGDRARFRVNIEEGAMELFYAPDSNYIYLETQNQYVEGAAFGDREKALTMMPGREYRTSQLLLSAYLHNSGGLLDGIETVAFAEREGEDGVDEIRAENEDVVTRFWIRQGDAPLLEKLELDLSPMVSRSNPEITKATITYTFENWNTAPEFGGEHFAFVIPEGAKEFKPASRPADPLEGKAAPDLTLELLDGSGRLELSKHRGKNVVILDFWASWCGPCRIGLPIVTEVADAFQDRGVVLYAVNVAEDRQRAEAFVRDTGLTAPVALDANGVAQRLYGANSIPKTVIIDREGVVREVHAGVSPSLKSELTQALTELTQESAAAE encoded by the coding sequence ATGTCCATGTTGAAGCGTTTTATTGTCGCCGTTATCGCCGCCGCGCCCGCTCTGGTTGCGGGAGCGCAGGAATCCATCTCCGCGCGGGATCGCCTGTTGGAGAGCATGGGCCACATTGCGGGGCTGCCGGCGTACGCGGTGGACATCGCCATGGCGTTTGAAATGGCGGGCGCTGAGGGGGAGACGAACCGGACGGCAATCACTTCGCATCTTTCGATGGCGGGTGGTGATCGGGCGCGTTTTCGGGTGAATATTGAGGAGGGGGCGATGGAGCTTTTCTACGCGCCGGATTCGAATTATATCTATCTGGAAACGCAGAACCAGTATGTGGAGGGGGCGGCGTTTGGGGATCGGGAGAAGGCCCTGACGATGATGCCGGGGCGGGAGTACCGGACGTCGCAGCTGCTGCTGAGCGCGTACCTTCACAACAGCGGCGGGCTGCTTGACGGGATCGAGACGGTAGCGTTTGCGGAAAGGGAGGGCGAGGACGGCGTGGACGAGATCCGGGCGGAGAACGAGGATGTGGTGACGCGCTTCTGGATCCGCCAGGGGGATGCGCCGCTCCTTGAGAAACTGGAGCTCGATCTCTCCCCCATGGTCTCCCGTTCGAACCCGGAGATCACGAAGGCGACCATCACCTACACCTTCGAGAATTGGAATACGGCGCCCGAATTTGGCGGGGAGCACTTCGCTTTTGTGATCCCGGAGGGCGCGAAGGAATTCAAGCCGGCGAGCCGCCCGGCGGATCCGCTGGAGGGGAAGGCGGCGCCGGACCTTACGCTGGAATTGCTGGACGGTTCGGGACGCCTGGAACTGTCGAAGCACCGGGGCAAGAACGTGGTGATCCTGGACTTCTGGGCTTCGTGGTGCGGGCCGTGCCGGATCGGGCTGCCCATCGTGACCGAGGTCGCAGACGCATTCCAGGACCGCGGCGTAGTTCTTTACGCGGTGAACGTGGCGGAAGATCGCCAGCGCGCGGAGGCGTTTGTTCGCGACACCGGGCTCACGGCTCCGGTGGCGCTGGACGCGAATGGCGTGGCGCAGCGCCTTTACGGGGCCAACAGCATTCCGAAGACGGTTATCATCGACCGGGAAGGCGTGGTGCGGGAAGTCCACGCCGGGGTGTCGCCGAGTCTGAAATCGGAATTGACGCAGGCGCTCACCGAGCTGACGCAGGAGAGCGCCGCGGCGGAATAG
- the rpmG gene encoding 50S ribosomal protein L33, translating to MREKITIQCTECKQRNYTGTRDKRKHPERLELKKYCKFERKHTLHRETR from the coding sequence ATGAGAGAAAAAATCACGATACAATGCACCGAGTGCAAGCAGCGTAATTACACCGGCACGCGCGACAAGCGCAAGCACCCGGAGCGGCTTGAGCTCAAAAAATACTGCAAGTTTGAGCGGAAGCACACGCTGCACCGCGAGACCCGGTAG
- the metK gene encoding methionine adenosyltransferase, protein MLFTSESVSEGHPDKVADNVSDAILDAMLAGDPMSRVACETLVTTGLCVVAGEVTSKAQVDIPRIVRDTILDIGYRGGDAGFDGEACAVMVTLDKQSPDIAQGVNEGEGIDKEQGAGDQGMMFGYASNETSELMPLPIALSHRILAHITRLRKDGVIPWLQPDAKSQVTVEYVDNVPQRIDTIVLSNQHSPNVTHEEIRSTLIKEIETILPAEYVKGEIKFHINPTGRFVVGGPVGDCGLTGRKIIVDTYGGMGRHGGGAFSGKDASKVDRSAAYMARYMAKNAVAAGLADRCEVQLAYAIGVSQPVSVHATTFGTGKISDSALSDILKEHFDCRPASIIKTLDLRRPQFRKTAALGHFGREDQGFRWEETDQAAALKQKAGL, encoded by the coding sequence ATGCTGTTTACCTCCGAGTCCGTCAGCGAAGGCCACCCCGACAAGGTGGCGGACAACGTCTCCGACGCCATTCTCGACGCCATGCTCGCCGGCGACCCCATGAGCCGCGTCGCCTGCGAAACCCTCGTCACCACCGGCCTCTGCGTCGTCGCGGGCGAAGTTACCTCCAAGGCCCAGGTCGATATACCCCGCATCGTGCGCGACACCATCCTCGACATCGGCTACCGCGGCGGGGACGCCGGCTTCGACGGCGAAGCCTGCGCCGTCATGGTCACCCTGGACAAGCAGTCGCCCGACATCGCCCAGGGCGTTAACGAAGGCGAAGGCATCGACAAGGAGCAGGGCGCCGGCGACCAGGGCATGATGTTCGGCTACGCCAGCAACGAAACCTCCGAGCTCATGCCCCTGCCCATCGCCCTCTCGCACCGCATACTGGCCCATATCACCCGCCTCCGCAAAGACGGCGTCATCCCCTGGCTTCAGCCCGACGCCAAGTCCCAGGTGACCGTCGAATACGTCGACAACGTGCCCCAGCGCATCGACACCATCGTCCTCTCCAACCAGCACTCGCCGAACGTGACACACGAAGAGATTCGCTCGACCCTGATCAAGGAGATCGAGACGATCCTGCCCGCCGAATACGTCAAGGGCGAGATCAAGTTCCACATCAACCCCACCGGGCGCTTCGTCGTCGGTGGGCCCGTGGGCGATTGCGGATTGACCGGGCGCAAGATCATCGTCGATACCTACGGCGGCATGGGACGTCACGGCGGTGGAGCCTTCAGCGGCAAGGACGCCTCCAAGGTCGACCGCAGCGCGGCCTACATGGCCCGATACATGGCCAAGAACGCCGTGGCCGCCGGCCTCGCCGACCGATGCGAAGTCCAGCTTGCCTACGCCATCGGCGTCTCCCAGCCGGTCTCCGTTCACGCCACCACCTTCGGTACCGGAAAAATCAGCGACAGCGCCCTCAGCGATATCCTGAAGGAGCATTTCGACTGCCGGCCCGCGTCCATCATCAAGACGCTCGACCTGCGCCGCCCCCAGTTCCGGAAGACCGCCGCATTGGGGCATTTCGGTCGGGAAGATCAGGGATTCCGCTGGGAAGAGACCGACCAGGCCGCCGCGCTCAAGCAAAAAGCCGGTCTCTAG
- the rplK gene encoding 50S ribosomal protein L11 yields the protein MAAKPIKAQIKLQVPAGAANPAPPVGPALGQHGVNIMDFCNQFNERTREQSGLVIPVVITVYEDRSISFITKTPPAAVLLKKAAKLAKASGEPNKTKVGSVTDAQVEEIATLKMPDLNAANVDSAKRMIAGTARSMGLLIEG from the coding sequence ATGGCGGCAAAACCAATCAAAGCCCAAATCAAGTTGCAGGTCCCTGCCGGTGCGGCCAACCCCGCACCCCCCGTGGGACCGGCCCTCGGCCAGCACGGCGTCAACATCATGGACTTCTGCAACCAGTTCAATGAGCGGACCCGCGAGCAGTCTGGTCTCGTGATTCCCGTCGTGATCACGGTGTACGAAGACCGCAGCATCAGCTTCATCACCAAGACGCCCCCGGCCGCCGTCCTGCTCAAGAAGGCAGCCAAGCTGGCCAAGGCCTCCGGCGAACCCAACAAGACCAAGGTCGGTTCCGTCACCGACGCGCAGGTCGAAGAGATCGCCACCCTCAAAATGCCCGACCTCAACGCCGCGAACGTCGACTCCGCAAAGCGGATGATCGCCGGCACGGCCCGGAGCATGGGCTTGCTCATCGAGGGGTAA
- the rplA gene encoding 50S ribosomal protein L1 — MAKLSKRQKAFAGKVNATKLHSVEEAAVVAKECATAKFDETIELAFFLGVDPRHADQMVRGSVSLPHGTGKVARVVVFCKQADQIAAAQAAGAEAVGAEDLVQKVQEGWTDFDSAVASPDMMALVGRLGKVLGPRGLMPSPKAGTVTPNVGQAVTDIKKGKIEFRVDKNANIHVPVGKASFSPEQIRENAVEVIRAIIKAKPSSCKGIYLKSCCMSSTMGPGFRLDVASLASQLN; from the coding sequence ATGGCAAAACTCAGCAAGCGCCAGAAGGCCTTCGCCGGCAAGGTGAACGCCACCAAACTCCACAGCGTCGAAGAAGCGGCTGTCGTCGCCAAGGAATGCGCCACCGCCAAGTTCGACGAGACCATCGAACTTGCCTTCTTCCTGGGCGTCGACCCCCGCCACGCCGATCAGATGGTTCGCGGCTCCGTCTCGCTGCCGCACGGCACGGGTAAGGTCGCCCGCGTCGTCGTGTTCTGCAAGCAGGCCGACCAGATCGCCGCCGCGCAGGCCGCCGGAGCCGAAGCCGTCGGAGCCGAAGACCTCGTCCAGAAAGTACAGGAAGGCTGGACCGATTTCGACAGCGCCGTCGCCTCCCCCGACATGATGGCCCTCGTCGGACGCCTCGGTAAGGTCCTCGGGCCCCGCGGCCTCATGCCCAGCCCCAAGGCCGGCACCGTCACCCCCAATGTCGGCCAGGCCGTGACCGATATCAAAAAGGGTAAGATCGAATTCCGCGTCGACAAGAATGCGAATATCCACGTCCCCGTCGGCAAGGCCTCCTTCTCGCCCGAACAGATTCGCGAAAACGCCGTCGAGGTCATCCGCGCCATCATCAAGGCGAAGCCCTCCTCCTGCAAGGGCATCTACCTCAAGAGCTGCTGCATGAGCAGCACCATGGGCCCGGGTTTCCGCCTTGACGTGGCCTCGCTCGCTTCCCAGTTGAACTAG
- the nusG gene encoding transcription termination/antitermination factor NusG yields MTDELQEKGEAQADDQAAEEVSGIQLNPVPEDGVRRRWYALHAHSGQEANVQNMLIAAAEQEGLSDLITNVLVPTEENTELRPGSTKAVSTRKSYPGYVLVQLPEHPERYAELWHMIKETPGVTGFIGSRTLPVPLEDAEIEEIVEVSRGEKERPKPKVEFDEGERVKIIDGSFANFIGKIAEINAERGNMKVMVEIFERLTSVEVEFWQVERV; encoded by the coding sequence GTGACCGACGAGCTCCAGGAAAAGGGCGAGGCCCAGGCGGATGATCAAGCCGCTGAAGAAGTCTCCGGCATTCAGCTGAATCCGGTGCCGGAGGACGGTGTCCGCCGCCGCTGGTATGCCCTCCACGCCCACTCCGGCCAGGAGGCGAACGTGCAGAATATGCTCATCGCCGCTGCGGAGCAGGAAGGCCTGTCGGACCTGATCACCAATGTGCTGGTGCCGACGGAGGAGAATACCGAGCTGCGCCCCGGCTCCACCAAGGCCGTGAGCACGCGGAAGTCCTATCCAGGCTACGTCCTGGTGCAGTTGCCCGAGCATCCCGAGCGCTATGCCGAGCTCTGGCACATGATCAAGGAAACGCCCGGCGTGACCGGGTTCATCGGCTCGCGGACACTCCCCGTGCCACTGGAAGACGCCGAGATCGAAGAGATCGTTGAAGTCAGCCGCGGCGAGAAGGAACGTCCCAAGCCCAAAGTCGAGTTCGACGAAGGCGAGCGCGTCAAGATTATCGACGGCTCCTTCGCGAATTTCATCGGCAAGATCGCCGAGATCAACGCCGAACGCGGAAATATGAAGGTAATGGTGGAGATCTTCGAACGCCTCACGAGCGTCGAAGTCGAATTCTGGCAGGTGGAGCGCGTCTAG
- a CDS encoding cation:proton antiporter gives MHHPDMLSQTAVLFGTALVAALCFRFLKAPSILGFLFTGILIGPHLLGIVSEEEVEVFAEFGLVLLLFIIGLELSPESFMQAGPRLLLLTAIQLAGTTLLAAGAMLVFQMPVLPAILLGMAISLSSTAIVLKTLSDRDEVGTPAGQISTGNLLLQDVYVIGLMLLLPFVTREEGASLSTSIVQAGLGFLAMGAAVAAVRYALPRALDGLGRYGGPELLTLFAVFMAFGGAAFAHAIDWPPALGACAAGLLLAQADLRHQLVAEITPFRDVFNALFFISLGMLVQLDYVAENALFVVAAVAGILVMKAAVTSFAIAISGWPLRVAIQGGIGLCTVSEFGYVLAREAHTADLMSAEAMDSLIPVIVGTMMAGALLLPVSGGLATSLTRLIGRSGAGASEADSGGEEGNSHVLIVGYGVNGRNLARVLHATHIPCSVLEMNRAFAREARDAGLHVVVGDGTRARILEEAGLGHARAVVIAVNDRIATRRMVAQVRVLRHDIPIVVRTEYIDELELLMRAGATTVIPADFEVSIKLFATVLTEFRVPDNIVQAQIASVRAGGYGVLRDDAAELPDRMRELMEVLRLTATKTFYLDEDSVAPGRTIAGLNLRAETGVTIIAVVRDGKPNTNPPADFTLQTGDVLVLVGSHAQLDAAYRCLSGPEVTDAENQDGPAF, from the coding sequence ATGCACCACCCGGACATGCTCTCACAGACCGCCGTGCTCTTCGGCACCGCGCTGGTCGCCGCCCTCTGTTTCCGATTCCTCAAGGCGCCCTCCATACTCGGCTTTCTCTTCACGGGGATACTCATCGGCCCCCACCTGCTCGGGATCGTCAGTGAAGAAGAGGTCGAGGTGTTCGCCGAGTTCGGCCTGGTGCTCCTCCTCTTCATTATCGGCCTCGAGCTGTCGCCCGAATCCTTCATGCAGGCCGGGCCCCGCCTCCTCCTGCTCACCGCCATCCAGCTCGCCGGTACCACCCTCCTCGCCGCCGGCGCCATGCTCGTCTTCCAGATGCCCGTGCTCCCCGCCATCCTCCTCGGCATGGCCATCAGCCTCAGCAGCACCGCCATCGTCCTCAAAACCCTGAGCGACCGCGATGAAGTCGGCACGCCCGCCGGCCAGATCAGCACCGGAAACCTGCTCCTGCAAGACGTCTACGTCATCGGCCTCATGCTCCTGCTCCCCTTCGTCACCCGCGAGGAAGGCGCCTCCCTCTCTACCTCCATCGTGCAGGCCGGCCTCGGGTTTCTCGCCATGGGAGCCGCGGTCGCCGCCGTCCGCTATGCCCTGCCCCGCGCGCTCGACGGGCTGGGGCGATACGGCGGACCGGAGCTGCTCACCCTCTTCGCCGTGTTCATGGCCTTCGGCGGCGCCGCCTTCGCCCACGCCATCGACTGGCCCCCCGCCCTGGGAGCCTGCGCCGCCGGCCTGCTCCTCGCACAGGCGGACCTCCGCCACCAGCTCGTCGCCGAGATTACACCCTTCCGCGACGTATTCAACGCGCTCTTCTTCATTTCGCTCGGCATGCTCGTCCAGCTCGACTACGTCGCCGAAAATGCCCTCTTCGTGGTCGCGGCCGTCGCCGGCATCCTCGTCATGAAGGCCGCCGTCACCTCCTTCGCCATCGCCATCTCCGGCTGGCCCCTTCGCGTCGCCATCCAGGGCGGCATCGGGCTCTGCACCGTCAGTGAATTCGGCTACGTGCTGGCCCGCGAGGCCCACACCGCCGACCTCATGTCCGCCGAGGCCATGGACAGCCTCATTCCCGTCATCGTGGGCACCATGATGGCCGGGGCCCTGCTGCTCCCCGTTTCGGGCGGGCTCGCCACCTCCCTGACCCGGCTTATCGGGCGATCCGGTGCTGGCGCGAGCGAAGCGGATAGCGGGGGGGAGGAGGGGAACAGCCACGTCCTGATCGTCGGCTACGGCGTCAACGGCCGCAACCTCGCCCGCGTGCTGCACGCCACCCATATCCCGTGCTCCGTGCTGGAAATGAACCGGGCCTTCGCCCGGGAAGCGCGGGATGCCGGGTTGCACGTCGTCGTGGGTGACGGGACCCGGGCGCGCATCCTCGAAGAGGCCGGCCTCGGCCACGCGCGCGCCGTTGTCATCGCCGTCAACGACCGCATCGCCACACGCCGCATGGTGGCCCAGGTCCGGGTGCTGCGGCACGATATCCCCATTGTGGTGCGCACGGAATACATCGATGAACTCGAACTCCTGATGCGCGCCGGCGCCACCACGGTCATCCCCGCCGATTTCGAGGTGTCGATCAAACTCTTCGCCACCGTGCTGACCGAATTCCGCGTGCCCGACAACATCGTCCAGGCGCAGATCGCGTCCGTCCGCGCCGGCGGCTACGGGGTCCTGCGCGACGACGCCGCCGAACTGCCCGACCGCATGCGGGAGCTCATGGAGGTGCTCCGCCTTACCGCGACAAAGACCTTCTATCTCGACGAGGACAGCGTCGCTCCCGGGCGGACCATTGCCGGTCTCAACCTGCGGGCGGAGACCGGTGTCACCATTATCGCCGTCGTGCGCGACGGGAAGCCCAACACCAACCCCCCGGCCGATTTCACCCTCCAAACGGGCGACGTGCTCGTGCTGGTCGGCAGCCACGCGCAACTCGACGCGGCCTACCGCTGCTTGAGCGGCCCCGAAGTCACGGATGCCGAAAACCAAGACGGCCCGGCGTTTTGA
- the secE gene encoding preprotein translocase subunit SecE: MATATEQKPGLIARTKAFYGEVMHEMSKVTWPSLDDLKVSTKVTMFLLLAMAGVIFVFDKIFEQFVLILFAIAG, translated from the coding sequence ATGGCGACAGCAACGGAACAGAAGCCCGGTCTCATCGCGCGGACGAAGGCCTTTTATGGCGAAGTGATGCATGAAATGAGCAAGGTGACCTGGCCCTCCCTGGATGACCTCAAAGTCTCCACCAAGGTGACCATGTTCCTGCTGCTCGCCATGGCCGGCGTGATTTTTGTTTTCGACAAGATCTTCGAGCAGTTCGTGCTCATTTTGTTCGCTATTGCGGGATAG